GACATCCCGAACCAGCACAAAACCTGTACGATCGAAATTGCTGCTCATCGCCGTATTGTACCTTCTGCAATGGGCATTAATAACGATCCGCGTCCCCTCAGTTTCATTCTTCAAGACATTGCTCCGTTAATGCCAAATGAAACAGAGTTTTGCCATGTTTATTGGCACATGCGTTCCGAGCTTACAAATTGGTTAATAGCTAATCACGATGATACCCCTGTCAAATAACATCTTTTGCTAGCCAAGCTATCCAAGGGAGGTTTCGTTAATGTTGCATATATCAAATAAAAGAGTGGTGGTAACGGGCGGTTCAGGCTTTTTGGGCAAACAGGTGGTCAAAAAATTGGAAGAAGCCGGGTGTACGTCGATTGTTGTTCCCAGAAGCAAACAATTCGATCTTCGCCGGGAGCAAGACATTATCCGCATGCTGGAAAGCAGCCGCCCCGATATGATCATTCATTTGGCCGCTGTTGTCGGGGGGATCGGCGCCAACCTGCTGAATCCCGGCAAGTTCCTGTACGATAATCTGATCATGGGCACACAGCTGATGGAACAATCCCGTTTGTTCGGCGTTGAAAAGTTCGTTGCGATCGGGACGATATGCTCTTATCCGAAATTTGCCCCGATTCCGTTCAATGAAGATGATTTATGGAATGGTTACCCCGAAGAAACCAATGCTCCCTACGGGCTTGCCAAAAAGATGATGCTCGTTCAGGCGGATGCTTACCGCAGGCAGTACGGCTTTAATGCCATCTATCTGCTTCCGGTCAACCTGTACGGTCCCGGGGACAATTTCGATCTGCAAACGTCACACGTCATTCCTGCACTCATCCGCAAATGCCTGGAGGCGAAGCGGCGAAACGATCCAAGCGTCACACTGTGGGGAACGGGGAAAGCAACCAGAGAGTTTCTGTACGTGGAGGATGCGGCGGAGGCGATCGTCCTCGCGACACAGCGTTACGACGATTCGGCCCCGGTCAACCTCGGATCCGGACAAGAAATTTCAATTCGCCGCCTTGCCGAAATGATTAAGGAGCTCACCGGTTATCCGGGTGAACTGGTTTGGGACACGTCCAAGCCGGACGGCCAACCGAGAAGAAGGTTAAACACCGAGCGGGCGAAAGCGTGGTTCGGATTTGAAGCGAAGACGAGTCTGAAGAGCGGATTAAGGCATACGATTGAGTGGTACCTGGAGCATATGGACAACGCTTAAGTAATGGAATGCCCTCTTTATCGCATGGTCGGACCGCGCGTGTGGAGGGGCCCGTAGGCATGGAAAGAAGCCGTCCCATTAAGCACATGGACGGCTTTTTGACGTCTAACCGCCAAAAAATCGCATGAATTCGCGGGAACCTGTATCCTGCAAATATAGTGTCATATATATAGAGGAACACAGGTTCGCTATTCTCATGTAAATGAGCACGGCCAAAAAAATAGAGGAACTGAGATGCGCTGATATGGCGGAAAACGGCGTGTATGTCGGGTAAACGGACAAATAGATCACCTGAGTTCCGGCGGAAGGTCATGATCGGCCGTCACCAAAGCTCTGCAGTACCGGCCGAGACGGCCAAAGCCCCCGCCTCGAGCGCTTCCCCGATCTCCCGGCGGTTGCCGACGAGCCCTCCCGCAATGATCGGCAGCGACGTCATGTCGGTCATCTCGCGGATGACCCGGGGCATGATGCCCGGCATGACCTCGATCGCATCGGGCCCGCTTTGTTCGGCCGCCTTAATGCCGCGGACGACCGCGCTGCGGTCGATCAGGAATATGCGCTGGATCGCCATGAGGCCGTTTTCCTTCGCCCCGCGGATCAAATTGCTCTTCGTCGAAATGATGCCCGTCGGACGGATGTTTTGCGCGATGTAGGCGACGCCGCTTCGGTCCGGAGCGATGCCTTCGATAAACTCCATATGAAGAAACACATGCTTGCCGGAGGCCTTCACCTGGTCGACCAAATCCTTCACGTTAAAAATCGACCCGGTGAGCAAAAAAATGACGTTGACCGGGCTTGCGATCGCCCGATCCATATCTTCGACTTTCTGCACAGCTGCAATGGTTTGGTGTTCTACAATGTCGACAATCGGATACATGCATCTCCCGCCCTTCTCTAAGGTGAGAACATTATACCATGACTTATCGGGGCGGATCATAAATTTACGACATCTTTGATGCTCGGAACGATATAATGCGGGCGGAAAGGCGCCTTTTCGGCCATTTCCTTCGTGCTGACACCCGTGAGCACCAGCACCGACTTCATGCCCGCTTCGTTCGCCATCCGGATGTCCGTCTCCAGTCTGTCGCCGACCATAAAGATGTTCTCGCAGCTCAGCCCCAGATGCGCAATCGCTTCCTCTGCGGCGATGAGGGACGGTTTGCCGACGACAAGGTCGATCGGCTTGCCGGTGGCGACCTCCAGCGCAGCGATAAAGGCGCCGGTATCGGGAAGCTGCCCGCCGTCGAGCGGGCACGTCGCATCCGGGTTGGAGGCGATGATGACGGAGCCGCGGATTGCCGCCTGATACAGACGGTTCAGCTTGTCGTAGGTGAAGCTGCGGTCCCACGACAAAACGACGTAGCGGACGCCTTCGCTGTTTTCCGTGATCGCGATGCCGTGCTGCCCCAGCTCTTCGCGAATCGGCTCCTCCCCGATCACAAACACCTTCTCGCCGGGGTGGATGCGCTTCAGCAAATACCTCGCGACGATTTGCGAGGAGTTCAGCACGTCGCTGAGCGTCGTTTTGATCCCCATTTTGTTCAGCTTGTCGACGTATGATTGGCGAGTCGCAATCGGCTTGTTCGATAAGAAGACGACCCGGTCTCCCCTTGCCCTGAGCGTTTCAATCGCCTCAGCGGCCCCTTCGATCATACGGTCTCCCAAGTAAACGGTACCATCCAAGTCAAAAATGTAACCTTTCACCATTTCTGCCTCACCCTCATGATTTTTCGCGCAAAACGCAAAAAACCTTATCCGTGTGTAAGCATACTCCTCCCGCTAAGGAAAAGCATGATTACGGATAAGGTTTTCTCCAAGGACTCGCGCCTAACCGTATGAAATATGGATTGTTAATAATATATGGCCGGGGCAAGCGTTTTGTCAACAATAAATTAACAATTGCAACTTCGAAGGAACAATAATATTGCAAAACTTACAGCGACGGGATGATAGTATATAATGTATGTATTGAAACACTTCGTTGAAGGGAGGCATCCCATTTGAAAATAAGCCAACTCTCCAAAGCAACCGGAGTAAGCGCCCGATCGATCCGCTATTATGAGAAGAAAAAGCTGATTGCCGCCAAACGGTTGGAAAACGATTACCGGGAATTCGACGAGACCGACATCAAACGAATCAAAACGATCCAGATTTATTTGGAGCTCGGGATGTCGACGAAAGAAATTCTCGAAATATTGAAATGCCATGATGACTACGATGCTTATGCCGACAAAGATGGGTTTTGTGTGGAAATGCTCGATGCTTACGAGGAAAAACGCGCAGAAATCGCCAAGCAAATCGAGGCGCTGTCTGCCGTGCAACAGCGGCTGGATGGACGCATTGAACAAATGAAAGTCCGGCAGGCGCTGCTGAGTAAGGCGAGCGACCCTATCGGGCAGGGTGCACCTTTATAAGCGGCGATACATTACGTAAAAGTCCGGTCCCTCTTGTGGGCCGGACTTTTACGTCAAGTTCGTTCATTGCAGAAGCCGCCGCCCGGGGTTTACCCTTGCTTTTTTCGAAGCACTTCGGTCAGACTGGCGAATCCGTCCGCGCCGTGGCCGGCGTCGATGGCGCGTTTTGCGATATTGCCCGCGGCACTCAGCACGCTGGTATCGATGCCGTGGGCGTGCGCGGTATCCACAATATGCTCCATACCCGCAGCCGCCGACAGGAGGTTGGAGCCGAGTCCCGGGTACTGCCCGTTATCGACTTGCTCGGCCAGTGCGGCCATAATATCCGGCAGAATGCCGCTAATGCCCTGCGCGAATGGAAGCAGTTCTTTCGCGCTTATATGCTCCGCTTTCGCCAAGGTGAGGGCATGAATATAACCGCTCATCGCCGTCCAGAAAATATCGAGAAGCGATACGTCGTATGCGGCGGCCCGGCCCGGGTCTTCCCCGAGGTGTACGGAAGTGCCGCCGATACTTGACAAAGTATGGCGATGTGCCTCATAAACAGCCTTTGATCCGCTGTACAGGACGACGGCCGAGTTTTGTCCGATTGTCGTCGTCGGAGTCATAATCGCCCCGTCGAGGTATTCGACCCCATGCCCTGCCGCCCATTCCGCCGTTTGGCGCGCACGAATCGGCGAGTCGGACGTGAGATTCACCAGTGTGCGTCCTTTCAGCGCCTCGCCAAGCGATCCGACGATCTCATGTACGGCGTCATAATCGCGGACATTAACGATCGTCAGCGGACTTGCCGCAACGGCTTCGGCAGCGGTGTCCGCCGGCATCGCTCCTTGTGCGGCAAGCACATCGGCTTTTCCGGCCGACCGGTTCCAGACGGTGGTCGGATGTCCGGCCTTAAGGAAAGCTCCCGCCAACGCCCGTCCCATCGGACCGAGGCCGAGCACGGTTACCGGTACACGGTTCGCGGTCCGGGTTTCCCTGTTACGGGTCATTTGCTCCATTTCACCGTTTGCAGTCATACGAATTTGCCTCCTCACCTAAAAACAATTTCAACTGAGCTAAACCGAAATCGGCTTGCGGATCAGCTCGGCCAACCTTGAAAGTCCGTCGGCGCCATAACCTTCCGCAACCCCGCGGTTGATCAAATCTCGAATCGGCATCATAAGCTCGGCGCTTATGCCCAGTTCCTGGCAGGTGCCGATGAAGTTTTCAAACCCCGCCTGATTGATGTAAAGGCTGGACACATTCGTTCGATGATCGCCTGCATCAACCGCCTGCGCCATCCGGGGCAAAGAGGCCGACATTGCATGGAGCCATGGAATCGCCAGCGAAGTGAAGGCTTCCGCCTGGATCTGCTGCGAGCGGACCATGGCAACCGCATGGAGGAAGCCGCCGAACATCCCGTACATCGCGCTAAGCAGCGCCAAATCATAGAGAGGCGCCAATCCGGGGTCATCACCAAGATACTTTGCAGCCCCCAGCAGTTCCAGCGTCGGCTGACATTCCTGGAAAGTCCTTAGCGAACCGCTGTACAGTACAAACGCTCCGGAGGTGCCAATCATCTGCGGAACTGCCATGATCCCGCCGTCCAAATATTCCGC
The window above is part of the Paenibacillus hamazuiensis genome. Proteins encoded here:
- a CDS encoding GDP-L-fucose synthase family protein; this translates as MLHISNKRVVVTGGSGFLGKQVVKKLEEAGCTSIVVPRSKQFDLRREQDIIRMLESSRPDMIIHLAAVVGGIGANLLNPGKFLYDNLIMGTQLMEQSRLFGVEKFVAIGTICSYPKFAPIPFNEDDLWNGYPEETNAPYGLAKKMMLVQADAYRRQYGFNAIYLLPVNLYGPGDNFDLQTSHVIPALIRKCLEAKRRNDPSVTLWGTGKATREFLYVEDAAEAIVLATQRYDDSAPVNLGSGQEISIRRLAEMIKELTGYPGELVWDTSKPDGQPRRRLNTERAKAWFGFEAKTSLKSGLRHTIEWYLEHMDNA
- a CDS encoding glycerol-3-phosphate responsive antiterminator gives rise to the protein MYPIVDIVEHQTIAAVQKVEDMDRAIASPVNVIFLLTGSIFNVKDLVDQVKASGKHVFLHMEFIEGIAPDRSGVAYIAQNIRPTGIISTKSNLIRGAKENGLMAIQRIFLIDRSAVVRGIKAAEQSGPDAIEVMPGIMPRVIREMTDMTSLPIIAGGLVGNRREIGEALEAGALAVSAGTAELW
- a CDS encoding HAD-IIA family hydrolase, whose translation is MVKGYIFDLDGTVYLGDRMIEGAAEAIETLRARGDRVVFLSNKPIATRQSYVDKLNKMGIKTTLSDVLNSSQIVARYLLKRIHPGEKVFVIGEEPIREELGQHGIAITENSEGVRYVVLSWDRSFTYDKLNRLYQAAIRGSVIIASNPDATCPLDGGQLPDTGAFIAALEVATGKPIDLVVGKPSLIAAEEAIAHLGLSCENIFMVGDRLETDIRMANEAGMKSVLVLTGVSTKEMAEKAPFRPHYIVPSIKDVVNL
- a CDS encoding MerR family transcriptional regulator → MKISQLSKATGVSARSIRYYEKKKLIAAKRLENDYREFDETDIKRIKTIQIYLELGMSTKEILEILKCHDDYDAYADKDGFCVEMLDAYEEKRAEIAKQIEALSAVQQRLDGRIEQMKVRQALLSKASDPIGQGAPL
- a CDS encoding NAD(P)-dependent oxidoreductase, whose amino-acid sequence is MTANGEMEQMTRNRETRTANRVPVTVLGLGPMGRALAGAFLKAGHPTTVWNRSAGKADVLAAQGAMPADTAAEAVAASPLTIVNVRDYDAVHEIVGSLGEALKGRTLVNLTSDSPIRARQTAEWAAGHGVEYLDGAIMTPTTTIGQNSAVVLYSGSKAVYEAHRHTLSSIGGTSVHLGEDPGRAAAYDVSLLDIFWTAMSGYIHALTLAKAEHISAKELLPFAQGISGILPDIMAALAEQVDNGQYPGLGSNLLSAAAGMEHIVDTAHAHGIDTSVLSAAGNIAKRAIDAGHGADGFASLTEVLRKKQG
- a CDS encoding NAD(P)-dependent oxidoreductase, with the translated sequence MKDNQNKQPVTVIGLGMMGSALAQTFLKGGHPTTVWNRTAGKADALARLGADAAGTVAEAVAASPLVVICVLDYEAVNAILEEAGDHLEGRVIVNLTNGTPAQARQTAAWATGRRAEYLDGGIMAVPQMIGTSGAFVLYSGSLRTFQECQPTLELLGAAKYLGDDPGLAPLYDLALLSAMYGMFGGFLHAVAMVRSQQIQAEAFTSLAIPWLHAMSASLPRMAQAVDAGDHRTNVSSLYINQAGFENFIGTCQELGISAELMMPIRDLINRGVAEGYGADGLSRLAELIRKPISV